ACTGTTGTAGCAGTGCAGCActgatttgaaataaataaatctataaGTCAGGATTATAAAGTAAATTTCTTTGAATTCGATTCACCTTCAAAACACTATGGTAGCACTATCAAAACACTTTACCGTGTTTATATGgacttcaaaactgttttgcaATGCTAAATTAATCGGGATTAACAATTGTAATTCTGTGATTAATCGCAATTAAAAATTAATCGTTTGACAGCcctattacaaatacaaattaaactttcgGTAGCCTACAGCAATAATAAAATCTAGtactttttcagtccactagatataATTTGCTGCAGTAAAATGATTTAAGTGAGATCAACTGACCTAAACCTTTATCTTATTTGATAAAAGAGATGCTGGCAAAGTTTTACTTTGAGTACATAATGTGCTTATAAAAACAGGTCGCAATGTATGTTATGggaatactcagcatattgcaacacgTTTAAAATCGCAGTAGTATAGTATTGTGACTCATGTATCGCgataatatcatatcatagGCCCTCTGCGGATTCCCGCCCCTAATAGCTCGCGATAATGTCCCCGACTGGCTACAAGCGTCACTAATTTGTGAAGTTATGTGTAACGTTAACATTAGCTCAAAAGCTAGCTTGCGTCGAATTTTATATTAACTTACAGTAAGTTAACTATGATATTTAAACATAAAGTTATGCTATTGCATTACAGGCCCTTTTCAGGATGTGGGGTAACATAACGTTAGTCACtctgtttaagtgtgtgtgtcataacaGGCCCTGTGTTGACATTACAAGGTCGAATTTTGAGGTAACTCACCGGACGGTGTCTATATCACTGGCTCTCTCAGACAATGGCATGGAAGAATGCAGAGGACAGTCAGAAGAGCAGCCACCAGTGAAAGAAAAAGCAGCACTGACACAGCACAGCAGGTGAACTCAGCAGTTACTCAGCACTCCTGCAGGCTAAACTTAAATCCTCTGTGGACGGTGTCACCGCAACTGCTGGCTTGAACCTGGACGGTTATTTCATAATGTACAAACTCGTACTTTCAAAGGCGTCGTTGCTCCTTGTATAAGGGCCAGCCATCTCTATGTACGTCTGCCTCCATTGTGCACCCCCGGTTAATCAAGACGCATGCGCAAACGGAGTAGTGGTCTGCTCCGGTAgctttgacttttttgtcaAACCAGTGAGGGATAAAAAATATGTGCTTTTGAATCAGTCAATCGACATAATCAACAAATTATAAAATGCATAGCCTTAAAAACTCCAAATCGGTCTGTAAGTTTCTCCTGCGCCAGATACTGCAAGCTCTTCAGGGTGTTTCAGGCCAGGCTCGGACTTTCAAATTATCTCCCAAATAGATACGAACATTGCCAAAATAATGGTAAAGTTACCCCTAGTTCAGTAAAAAACGAAATAAATTTTCTTTTGAAAATTCAATTGTGTTGAAGAAAAACTAAAGACTTGCGACTACGCCGTCTTTTGTCTTAATTTAATGCATTtcaagcttttattctgaaggcgGCGAAGCCGTCCAATCACCGCAGGCGGATCCAGGAAGGAAGTGTCACCCATGCAGAACAGTTGTTGCAACAATATGAATTGAACTTCCTTATAATTTAGTACATGTGTTTCCTCGTGCAAATGCTCTTAAGCTAAATCTGCAAAGCGAACATttacagaaagaaagaagagttTAAGGTAAGCGATAAAAAATGTCTCATAGTTGGTTTCCTTATACAGATCTGTTGAGTGTTATGGACAGTGATGTGTGGGCACTTCTTCCTCATCACAGCCAATCACCATCATCAGCAGGAGGATCTGTTTTTGGGTCAGCTCTTTTGctcaaatcacaaaaaaatgttatatCGTTTACTCCATTGCCTCTTGTGATTTGAAGCCATGCAAATATTTGGGTTTCTGCTGAGATATTTAGATCTCCACTTCTGACTATCCACTCAACACAATGGAGGTGAATAGACTTTCATTTATGCTGCTCAAAGGGGAAAATGTcaaaacagcaatgtgtctcACCAGTAACAATGTCCTGGTTACTCTGGATAATCCTCAGATCATAGTGTCAAcatatttaagtttttattttgggaCTTTTTCTTTAAGTAGAAAAGAAGAGGCACACTTCCAGTAAAACTTGCTGTTGTCGTCAACATATCTGGATTATCCTGAATAACTGGGACATTGTTTCAGGACACCATGTCTTAATTAACCTGCTAGGGGGCCCCCAGCGCCATTACTCCCAACCCTTTGTGCAAGCAGCTGTTCCTAAGATAGAACACTGCCTGGGTTtaatttgatgaaaaaaaaagaaacatgcaacACAGAAACTGAAATGATAACGATCTCAGAACTGCATTTAAACAGTGAGACTCTGTCTTGAAGTGTTTCCTCACAGGTGATGAAACAGAACATACACTAAGGCAATAAGAGTGCCATCTATTGTCCTTTAATGGTGCATAttccagggttcccacacattgtcatggacaaaatttcagaatgtttccatgacttttcaaggacccataaaaaaaaattcagagacCATTCACGAtgtataaaatgaactttactCTAAATGCTAATTATTGTATGAAAATGAATCAGCAACCCTTTCCAATCTCTAATAGTTGGTTATTTTCACATTTACTTCAAATACTTAAAACTGTTGGTAAAGTCTTACAACCACTTACTGTCTATCAGTCTGATGACTGCTGAACATTGGCTGACTGGTACATTGAACGTGACAGAGTCattgtgtgtcattaaaaatacagGTGCCTTTCCTAATAACAGTGGATAAGTGATGCTTAGTTCAGATACATTTGAGTTGTGAAAATGACTCCACTTATCCAATGTCTTGAAATGCCTCCTCAGAGCACAGCTGATGCTAACCAGATGTTAGCATTTGGCAATAAAGCAGTTAGTGTTATTAGAAGTGCTGCACTTTTGCTCCTATAACAAGTAGAGCTGAATGTTTTTGGATAAAATATctaattgtgtttattttgactgATATTTCCAAATGTGATATGATTTCCATTATTAGAGGGATGGGTCATGTTGGCatcaattttttaattttcattgaaaaatatattgaaatgatcatggtgtgtgtgtgtgtgtgtgtgtgtgtgttttaatctaTACGAagcaaagacttttttttaagtaataCTATGGTGTATTGATATTTCCCCCCTAGCCCTAAATTGTAGGGCCCCTAaagtatatttttgtttttactttgaactTATCATGTTAGGTAGGCGTATTATATTCATGTGAAGTAGGCTTTTGATGTATGTGAAGTTAAGTACAAGATTCTTATTCTTGCCTCTGTTCAGATGGGATACATGACAGTAGAGGAGCACAGCTCCACCCTGCTCCACCTGAAGAGATCTCCGGGCATTCGTTCTTGGTCTCTTCTTGTCGGTAAGTGTGTTTGCAAAAAATTATACTCAAATGATGAAACAAACATATTAACAAACTAAGCCATGCACTCCTCAATATCTTCGAACTCTGTAATTAAAACTCTAATAACAAGCCTCTCATTTTAATTGCAGGCATAGCATCTGTTGGGCTGGCAGCTGCATACTACAGCTCAGGTTCACAAACTGAATTTACCTAATCTTGTTATCAATTTTCAACTTCtgatttaatataattttcCACATGTCTTACTGCAACTCATAACACcgtctgtttcttttgttttatgtgCTGTGTGGATCTTGCAGACAGCATCTTGTGGAAGCTTTTCTacgtgacaggctgtctgtttgTCGCCATGCAGAACATGGATGAATGGGAGGAGGCTGTGTTTGACAAAACCAACAACTTGATTGAGCTCAAGACGTTTAGCTTGTATGCTTTGGTCCTGACGTTATGGAAGAAGGGGCAAGAGAAAGGTCAGTAACGCCACAGAGCGGGTTAGTAGTCCTCACTTGCTGTTTGGAGGTGCAGAATCttagattttaatttttttgtcctGTTCTCTCTCTTAGTTGTGTTGGATCTGACACAGCTGTGTGACATCTGCGTCCAGGAAGAGAAGGTCCGGTATTTGGGGAGAGGCTACTTGCTGATGCTGCGGCTGGCTGCAGGCTTCTCCTACCCCCTGACTCAGAGTGCTACACTGGGAGGACGCAGGTTTGTATCTTCTGGTGAACTACTCCAATACATGAAAGTCCTAATCCTTATTCACATCCACCACCTCAGTCCTAAAATTGCATTTCCTGTTTGCTCTGCCTCTTTGAGCTaattgttttactgttttagttcactctcacagctctcattagccttgttttttttcttagtcAAAAAGCTCACATAAACCCTCTGTACACTACCTGCACAACACCAAACAACAGACAAAGTAAGCAACTAGCTGGTgtacatagtggagcatttagtagctaaagagccagatattttgcACAGGAGTTGGTGGACACAAGCTAAAAAGAGAGTGATTATTGAATTCACATTCgtcaggtggccagaaacacgagtcaaaatgaatgctaatgttgcttcatgtctgctctgtgtgtaaTGCTTGCCAACTCGCTCACTATATCAGCTCATGTCATCATGACTCAGTTGTTAAAGGGTAAGTTAGGAATTTTC
The nucleotide sequence above comes from Epinephelus lanceolatus isolate andai-2023 chromosome 21, ASM4190304v1, whole genome shotgun sequence. Encoded proteins:
- the cybc1 gene encoding cytochrome b-245 chaperone 1 homolog; its protein translation is MGYMTVEEHSSTLLHLKRSPGIRSWSLLVGIASVGLAAAYYSSDSILWKLFYVTGCLFVAMQNMDEWEEAVFDKTNNLIELKTFSLYALVLTLWKKGQEKVVLDLTQLCDICVQEEKVRYLGRGYLLMLRLAAGFSYPLTQSATLGGRSDVEAVAALLKRFLGLEELQRRRQREEEAEYGGDEEEEEDSLDNSSDSENEADKL